A genomic region of Scyliorhinus canicula chromosome 4, sScyCan1.1, whole genome shotgun sequence contains the following coding sequences:
- the LOC119964770 gene encoding 40S ribosomal protein S15a-like, with translation MVRMNVLADVLTSINNAEKRGTRQVLIRPCSKVIVRFLTVMMKHGYIGEFEIIDDHRGGKIVVNLTGRLNKCGVISPRFDVQVKELERWQNGLLPSRQFGYLVLTTSAGIMDHEEAK, from the coding sequence ATGGTGCGCATGAATGTTCTCGCCGATGTCCTGACCAGCATCAACAATGCAGAGAAACGTGGAACACGGCAGGTTCTCATCCGGCCATGCTCCAAAGTGATTGTGAGATTCCTGACTGTAATGATGAAGCATGGCTACATTGGAGAGTTTGAAATTATTGATGACCACAGGGGTGGGAAAATAGTTGTCAATCTCACAGGCAGACTGAACAAGTGTGGTGTCATTAGCCCCCGATTTGATGTTCAAGTAAAGGAGCTAGAAAGGTGGCAAAATGGTCTACTGCCTTCCCGTCAGTTTGGGTATCTTGTTCTAACGACCTCAGCTGGCATCATGGACCATGAAGAGGCCAAGTGA